The following proteins are encoded in a genomic region of Musa acuminata AAA Group cultivar baxijiao chromosome BXJ2-11, Cavendish_Baxijiao_AAA, whole genome shotgun sequence:
- the LOC135586921 gene encoding uncharacterized RING finger protein C4G3.12c-like isoform X1: MGSGSSKNAAASSSSGGVRKLRSTGVRVFNSSSCFGLSSIQKIEENGRPKHTVCAEVASKSSGGNDDGCDKVELACHGKLPCSHSSDGEQCGGDNGGIEQIDLVPSSNSETNSVADASSNTSVTSCSHLNFVPDDINFRLNRAVSLGSSESHPLFSAAVSDPRSDAGEHALVNLHSSMNRNDTQSLEPSSSQDAARINAGRDATISLYSNRSFVESRNTRHSHRRFGPEEPLEGSIRFSRTLSVGRLRNRVLRRTPFSDGLFGPAFLEDRPVWSSEQASGRQTSGGAGRAPSSSRRTSELLPDSSSSVPYQIARTMDTHDDDASDTQRRVGNHDVFEHRSAFLERRRRIRSQVRALQRLGSRFESLLGHDRSCILSGQHRTGHCTCRTNNQTANPDDDTSTRASISRIVMLAEALFEVLDEIHQQSVVLSSRPSFSAIGSVPAPKEVVECIPVKIYRKPSKTQNEEVAQCYICLVEYEEGDCMRMLPCNHEFHRTCIDKWLKEIHRVCPLCRRDVCTIDASSK, encoded by the exons ATGGGATCTGGCAGTAGCAAGAACGCGGCGGCGTCGTCTTCGTCGGGTGGCGTCCGGAAGCTGAGATCAACAGGAGTTAGGGTCTTCAACTCCTCCTCCTGCTTCGGTCTCTCCTCTATTCAG AAGATAGAAGAGAATGGGAGGCCTAAGCACACTGTTTGTGCTGAAGTAGCGAGCAAATCAAGCGGTGGAAATGATGATGGTTGTGACAAAGTTGAACTTGCTTGTCATGGTAAGTTGCCCTGCTCACATTCTTCTGATGGTGAACAATGTGGAGGAGATAATGGGGGTATAGAGCAGATTGATTTGGTTCCCAGCAGCAATTCTGAAACAAATTCTGTAGCTGATGCATCATCAAACACTTCAGTTACGTCATGTTCTCATTTGAACTTTGTCCCAGATGATATCAACTTTAGGCTCAACAGAGCAGTCAGTTTGGGTTCATCCGAGTCCCATCCTCTGTTCTCTGCTGCTGTCTCTGACCCGAGAAGTGATGCAGGAGAACATGCTTTAGTAAATCTTCATAGTTCTATGAATAGAAATGATACACAATCTCTGGAACCAAGCTCTTCCCAAGATGCAGCTCGAATTAATGCAGGCAGAGATGCTACAATTAGTCTATATTCTAATAGGAGCTTTGTAGAATCCAGAAATACAAGGCATTCTCATAGAAGGTTTGGACCTGAAGAACCTTTGGAAGGTAGCATACGATTTAGTAGAACACTAAGTGTTGGAAGGCTCCGAAATAGAGTTCTAAGAAGGACTCCATTCTCTGATGGCTTGTTTGGTCCTGCTTTTCTGGAAGATAGGCCTGTGTGGTCCAGCGAGCAGGCTAGTGGAAGACAAACCTCTGGTGGTGCAGGAAGAGCACCTTCTTCTTCCCGGAGGACTAGTGAACTGTTGCCTGATTCCTCTAGTAGTGTACCTTATCAAATTGCTCGAACTATGGATACCCACGATGATGATGCCTCAGATACTCAACGGAGAGTTGGTAATCATGATGTGTTTGAGCACAGATCAGCTTTCCTtgaaaggagaagaagaataagatcTCAG GTTCGTGCTCTTCAACGACTTGGTAGCCGATTTGAGAGTTTGTTAGGTCATGATAGATCATGTATATTATCTGGTCAGCATCGAACAGGTCACTGCACATGCAGAACAAATAATCAAACTGCCAATCCTGATGATGACACAAGCACAAGGGCGAGCATATCAAGGATAGTTATGCTTGCTGAAGCATTGTTTGAG GTTTTGGATGAAATCCACCAACAGTCTGTAGTTCTATCTTCTCGACCATCTTTTTCGGCCATTGGATCAGTTCCTGCACCAAAGGAGGTTGTAGAGTGTATTCCAGTAAAAATATATCGCAAGCCATCAAAAACCCAAAACGAGGAGGTTGCACA ATGTTATATTTGCCTCGTGGAGTATGAAGAAGGGGATTGCATGCGGATGTTGCCTTGCAATCACGAATTTCATCGAACATGTATAGATAAATGGTTGAAAGAAATTCACAG GGTATGCCCCCTTTGTCGACGGGATGTTTGCACAATAGATGCATCAAGCAAGTAG
- the LOC135586921 gene encoding uncharacterized RING finger protein C4G3.12c-like isoform X2 — translation MGSGSSKNAAASSSSGGVRKLRSTGVRVFNSSSCFGLSSIQIEENGRPKHTVCAEVASKSSGGNDDGCDKVELACHGKLPCSHSSDGEQCGGDNGGIEQIDLVPSSNSETNSVADASSNTSVTSCSHLNFVPDDINFRLNRAVSLGSSESHPLFSAAVSDPRSDAGEHALVNLHSSMNRNDTQSLEPSSSQDAARINAGRDATISLYSNRSFVESRNTRHSHRRFGPEEPLEGSIRFSRTLSVGRLRNRVLRRTPFSDGLFGPAFLEDRPVWSSEQASGRQTSGGAGRAPSSSRRTSELLPDSSSSVPYQIARTMDTHDDDASDTQRRVGNHDVFEHRSAFLERRRRIRSQVRALQRLGSRFESLLGHDRSCILSGQHRTGHCTCRTNNQTANPDDDTSTRASISRIVMLAEALFEVLDEIHQQSVVLSSRPSFSAIGSVPAPKEVVECIPVKIYRKPSKTQNEEVAQCYICLVEYEEGDCMRMLPCNHEFHRTCIDKWLKEIHRVCPLCRRDVCTIDASSK, via the exons ATGGGATCTGGCAGTAGCAAGAACGCGGCGGCGTCGTCTTCGTCGGGTGGCGTCCGGAAGCTGAGATCAACAGGAGTTAGGGTCTTCAACTCCTCCTCCTGCTTCGGTCTCTCCTCTATTCAG ATAGAAGAGAATGGGAGGCCTAAGCACACTGTTTGTGCTGAAGTAGCGAGCAAATCAAGCGGTGGAAATGATGATGGTTGTGACAAAGTTGAACTTGCTTGTCATGGTAAGTTGCCCTGCTCACATTCTTCTGATGGTGAACAATGTGGAGGAGATAATGGGGGTATAGAGCAGATTGATTTGGTTCCCAGCAGCAATTCTGAAACAAATTCTGTAGCTGATGCATCATCAAACACTTCAGTTACGTCATGTTCTCATTTGAACTTTGTCCCAGATGATATCAACTTTAGGCTCAACAGAGCAGTCAGTTTGGGTTCATCCGAGTCCCATCCTCTGTTCTCTGCTGCTGTCTCTGACCCGAGAAGTGATGCAGGAGAACATGCTTTAGTAAATCTTCATAGTTCTATGAATAGAAATGATACACAATCTCTGGAACCAAGCTCTTCCCAAGATGCAGCTCGAATTAATGCAGGCAGAGATGCTACAATTAGTCTATATTCTAATAGGAGCTTTGTAGAATCCAGAAATACAAGGCATTCTCATAGAAGGTTTGGACCTGAAGAACCTTTGGAAGGTAGCATACGATTTAGTAGAACACTAAGTGTTGGAAGGCTCCGAAATAGAGTTCTAAGAAGGACTCCATTCTCTGATGGCTTGTTTGGTCCTGCTTTTCTGGAAGATAGGCCTGTGTGGTCCAGCGAGCAGGCTAGTGGAAGACAAACCTCTGGTGGTGCAGGAAGAGCACCTTCTTCTTCCCGGAGGACTAGTGAACTGTTGCCTGATTCCTCTAGTAGTGTACCTTATCAAATTGCTCGAACTATGGATACCCACGATGATGATGCCTCAGATACTCAACGGAGAGTTGGTAATCATGATGTGTTTGAGCACAGATCAGCTTTCCTtgaaaggagaagaagaataagatcTCAG GTTCGTGCTCTTCAACGACTTGGTAGCCGATTTGAGAGTTTGTTAGGTCATGATAGATCATGTATATTATCTGGTCAGCATCGAACAGGTCACTGCACATGCAGAACAAATAATCAAACTGCCAATCCTGATGATGACACAAGCACAAGGGCGAGCATATCAAGGATAGTTATGCTTGCTGAAGCATTGTTTGAG GTTTTGGATGAAATCCACCAACAGTCTGTAGTTCTATCTTCTCGACCATCTTTTTCGGCCATTGGATCAGTTCCTGCACCAAAGGAGGTTGTAGAGTGTATTCCAGTAAAAATATATCGCAAGCCATCAAAAACCCAAAACGAGGAGGTTGCACA ATGTTATATTTGCCTCGTGGAGTATGAAGAAGGGGATTGCATGCGGATGTTGCCTTGCAATCACGAATTTCATCGAACATGTATAGATAAATGGTTGAAAGAAATTCACAG GGTATGCCCCCTTTGTCGACGGGATGTTTGCACAATAGATGCATCAAGCAAGTAG
- the LOC135585906 gene encoding 3-dehydrosphinganine reductase TSC10A-like, whose product MASPLLLLPVLMAPVVFAAVLAFLVRPRPVRVPIKGRHVFITGGSSGIGLALARLAAAEGAHVSILARRAAQLQEARDAIRLATGVDVAIFSADVRDADAVAKAVEAAGPVDVLVCNHGVFTPQELEKQDLEEVRFMVEVNLMGTFNLIKAALPTMKQRTKVTGLPASIAIMSSQAGQVGVYGYTAYSASKFALRGLAEALQHEVIADDIHVSMIFPPDTETPGFAEEHRRRPDLTNIIAGSSGGMKADDVAKKALDGIKSSRFIVPCNFEGTMLSIATAGLSPQSSFLAALAEVLGAGFMRFMGLCFQWNWFSSIENWHSKKKGL is encoded by the exons ATGGCCTCTCCTCTGCTCCTCCTCCCCGTCTTGATGGCTCCCGTCGTCTTCGCCGCCGTCCTCGCCTTCCTAGTACGCCCACGCCCCGTGCGCGTTCCCATAAAGGGCCGCCATGTCTTCATCACCGGGGGTTCCAGCGGCATCGGCCTCGCCCTCGCCCGCCTCGCTGCCGCGGAGGGCGCCCACGTCTCCATCCTTGCTCGTAGAGCCGCCCAACTCCAGGAGGCCCGCGACGCCATCCGCCTCGCAACCGGCGTCGACGTTGCCATATTCAGTGCCGACGTTCGGGACGCCGACGCCGTCGCGAAGGCGGTGGAGGCGGCCGGGCCCGTCGACGTACTGGTGTGCAACCACGGCGTGTTCACGCCGCAAGAGCTCGAGAAACAGGATTTGGAGGAAGTGCGGTTCATGGTGGAGGTCAATCTTATGGGTACCTTCAACCTCATCAAGGCTGCGCTGCCTACCATGAAGCAGAGAACCAAGGTCACGGGACTCCCTGCTTCCATCGCCATCATGTCCTCTCAGGCCGGCCAG GTGGGTGTCTACGGTTACACAGCGTACTCCGCTAGCAAATTCGCACTTCGCGGCTTGGCGGAGGCTCTGCAGCATGAGGTCATTGCTGACGACATTCATGTGTCCATGATATTTCCTCCAGATACAGAGACTCCAGGTTTTGCCGAAG AGCACAGGAGGCGGCCAGATCTCACCAATATCATAGCAGGGTCTTCTGGTGGTATGAAGGCCGATGATGTCGCTAAAAAAGCTTTAGATGGCATCAAATCTTCAAGGTTTATTGTTCCCTGCAACTTCGAGGGGACTATGCTATCTATAGCAACAGCTGGTTTGTCCCCACAGAGCTCATTCTTGGCTGCATTAGCTGAGGTGCTTGGTGCCGGATTCATGCGCTTCATGGGTTTATGTTTCCAGTGGAATTGGTTTAGTAGTATCGAAAACTGGCATTCCAAAAAGAAGGGCTTGTAA